In Palleronia sp. LCG004, a single window of DNA contains:
- the queA gene encoding tRNA preQ1(34) S-adenosylmethionine ribosyltransferase-isomerase QueA: protein MRLSDFDFDLPDDRIAVRPARPRSSARMLVAEGSSIIDAHVFDLPDWLRPGDRLILNDTRVIPARLSGLRRRIGDAGPSEARIEATLLEPQADGTWSALLKPLRKVRNGETIVFSDALSAEVEGRQEGTANLRFNVTGDDFDAALAEAGAMPLPPYIAAKRAADAQDREDYQTIWAARKGAVAAPTASLHFDAELMAALAARGVDLTHVTLHVGAGTFLPVKVDDVSQHRMHAEWGEVSEAAAAEIMATRAAGGRIVAVGTTALRLIETAATAPGEIAAWSGDTDIFIRPGFEFRIADGLMTNFHLPRSTLMMLVSAFLGLEEIRQIYAHAIAANYRFFSYGDASLLLPAR, encoded by the coding sequence ATGCGACTTTCGGATTTCGACTTCGACCTGCCAGATGACCGGATTGCGGTCAGGCCTGCGCGACCACGCTCGTCGGCAAGGATGCTGGTGGCAGAAGGCTCCTCCATCATCGATGCCCACGTTTTCGACCTGCCCGATTGGCTTAGGCCCGGCGACAGGCTGATCCTCAACGACACGAGGGTGATCCCCGCCCGGCTTTCGGGGCTGCGCCGACGCATCGGTGACGCGGGACCGTCGGAGGCCCGGATCGAGGCGACGCTGCTCGAGCCGCAGGCGGACGGGACATGGTCCGCCTTGCTGAAGCCCCTGAGGAAGGTGCGGAACGGGGAGACGATCGTCTTCTCCGACGCGCTTTCCGCCGAAGTCGAAGGTCGGCAGGAGGGTACGGCCAATCTTCGGTTCAACGTCACGGGCGACGATTTCGATGCCGCGCTCGCCGAAGCCGGTGCCATGCCGCTGCCACCCTATATCGCGGCCAAACGCGCCGCCGATGCGCAGGACCGAGAGGATTACCAGACGATCTGGGCTGCGCGAAAAGGGGCCGTCGCGGCGCCGACCGCGTCGCTTCATTTCGATGCCGAACTCATGGCTGCGCTCGCCGCCCGCGGTGTGGACCTCACCCACGTGACGCTCCACGTCGGCGCGGGAACCTTCCTGCCCGTGAAGGTGGACGACGTGTCGCAGCATCGGATGCATGCCGAATGGGGCGAGGTGAGCGAGGCTGCGGCGGCCGAGATCATGGCCACGCGGGCGGCCGGCGGCCGGATCGTCGCCGTCGGCACCACCGCCCTGCGGCTCATAGAGACGGCCGCGACCGCGCCGGGCGAGATCGCGGCATGGAGCGGCGATACAGACATATTCATCCGGCCGGGCTTCGAATTCCGCATCGCCGACGGGCTCATGACGAATTTCCACCTGCCCAGATCCACGCTGATGATGCTCGTCTCGGCCTTCCTCGGGCTGGAGGAGATCCGTCAGATCTATGCCCATGCGATCGCGGCGAATTACCGCTTCTTCAGCTACGGAGATGCCTCGCTTCTGCTGCCCGCGAGATGA